Part of the Vigna angularis cultivar LongXiaoDou No.4 chromosome 1, ASM1680809v1, whole genome shotgun sequence genome, TAAAAGAGACCAAAATACAAGTCAAGAAACCTACTCTACTCTTTTTATGCTTCTTGGCACTCTTAAAACTCTTCATGCTTGCCCCATCTATGATCATATCAATACCTCTTTTAGGTATGATAAGCATCAAGAGTTTAACATCAACTCTCTTAGACGCTTTAGGCACAATAACGTTTAGCCGTGCGTTTGGGTGTTTTAGCCTAGATGTTTTTCTATTACCCAAAGATCTTAAGTGTTTTCTTAAGCTTTTCTATGTTGTGGATTCTAGTTCTaagtttttgtgtaggttttctATGTTTGAGGAGTCAAGTTCTAGGTCTTGTGGTTTCACCAAGttgttttcaaattattatccgattttaatgttatttgattaaacttcaaaacatgagagcgtTTAGACGCATAGACAATTTTTTCTTAACACGACTAACTCAACTTTGAGATCGACCGACTCATCTCGATCTTCGATTTGGACCAAGTTGTCATGACTTTTTGGACTCGTCTTAACCTTCGACCCTACTCAACTTTCTACCTAGTCAACCTCGGTTGAGTCTTCATCTTAAGCCGACTCAAGTAAACATTCAACTTGAGTCAACTCAACTCAATCTTCATgaatgaagaaaaatgaatgaaatttcaaatttcttatatcttttaaaatatttgaaatttttatattttattcatttaaaattatcttacaaaatttcttaaatttcaatttctttataattactTATGCAAATAAGTTATTTTAGTAGAACATTctaaattctttaaataaataaattacactTCTAAACTACCTTACCCAAACATTATATAAGTGGTAGAAAGTAATTgtgaaaagaaaactaatttgtGAGACAactgttaaaatgttttttgtcacctaaaaatataacaaaaccTAATCCCGGTAATAAAGTAAAGGGGCTAACCAGTGTATCAATCCAAAGACTTTGGTCCTGTTAAGCTTAGAATGTAGAATTAGGTCCTATCTATTATTTACTAAAACAAGGTGGGAAATACGAAATGAAACTTACAAAGGAAAGAAAACTAATTAGTAATGCATCTAACTTGAtctaattaatgaataaatgaaCCGAAATGAGAAATCAATGTATGAAACCTATCCTAAAATGATGTACTAATGCAAATATAAGAACCTAGGCTAATGGGCATTAATGCTTTTACGAATCAATAAGAGAACTTAAAATCAGTATTCTAATTACACAATGCAAATAACAATTAGGAATAACATAGAGAATGGAATGTAAATCGCACTAGtagaaaaattacattttataacAAACCTATTATAACGGACAAAAATTATCCATCATAATAGGgagatattataacgtagttttttaaatcagttataatatgagaCGCGGTGGCaaatttgtaaataagtttaagacatattataacgtagttctgaaaatcagttataatatgaaaagcggtggcaaacttgtaaataagttgaaaACCTATTATTGATGTATTATAACGGACTCTTAGAAATCAGTTATAGTATCTCAGGATCCCTCTCACTCTCGTTCCTCTTTTCACGCtccctctcactctcattcctcTTTTCACGttccctctcactctcattcctcTCTTCCTCTTCGTCTCATTTCTCTCTTTACGTTTTCTCTCAGTCTCATTGCGTTCGTCTGATTCCTCTCttccctctcactctcattcctctcacGCTCCGCTGCCTCTTTCCGCTCACGCAGCTCCGCTGCCTCTTTCCGCTCACACAGCTCCGCTGCCTCTTTCCGCTCACGCAGCTCCGCTGCCTCTTTCCGCTCACGCAGCTCCGCTGCCTCTTTCCGCTCACGTAGCTCCGCTGCCTCTTCCTCGAATTCTCTGAAGTCTAACCAAGTAGGTTTTATGTTTTTCCctaatttgttatgtttttcttctattaatttcACTAATTTCTTAGATTGGTGGGGATTGTGTTTCgtttggtggagaaattagcgACGTTAACACGAGAGAGGTGGAGGAGGGAGCCTTATCCACAGCGGGGATTGGAGAATTTTGAAGGTAATTATAGTTCACATTCTTCTCTGTAACACTTTTCCCCTCTTTTTATCctgttaatttagttttcattgattcttgaagaacaaaaaaTCGTGTTTTAAGTCTCGTGTGTATTGGGCATAGTAATGTTGAACTGTATTCTTCCATTATCTCTGCTACTCTTTCTCTCAACTGCCCATGCTTAAATCAATTTGCTCACTCCATATTGATTTTTTCTATGGACTATTTCTCTCAACTACCGCTGCACGATTGGCCTGTCTCTTTCTTCCTAAATCCCCTTCTCCCCAGGGTACAACCCCCATCCCCCACAAACTCCTCATCCAACTTTATCTTCATACATTACTTTTCTGTATCTTTGTTCCTATATGAatctatataatattaacaaggAAACAGAtgaattttgattaaattttatacaCTCTCCATTTAGTGTTATAATAATTTGTAcgtatttttatttgatgagCTTTGTCTTCACGATTTTCTTAAACCTTAGAACAATTTGACATAATAATTTGTTCAAGAAAGGTTGTCTCTGGAGAAGGATGTGAGCAGTTTGTATCAAGAAAAAtcgaagaaaatataattattgaaaaaaaccaagatacaaaaaaaaattaataaaagaaaagtttgagaaataaataaagagatTTCTACTTTTATGAAGAAATGAAAGGAAGTGGGAAATAttactttgaaataaaaataaaaaaggttttcTACTGTTGTTGGAGTATaagttctttctttcttttcctacTTAGCTATTTATTCTTCATAGTTGAGGGGACATTAATGTAAGATTTTTATTTCAGTTTATTTTAgcctttttttattcatatatgacTCTAGAGATTTCTTTTGTTCCCtttagattaaatttatcaGGAAAACTTCTTTTCGTATGTGTGTGCTTTCACAAAATTCTCtgtgattaatttaataactaatgTGTTTGATAAGTTAGGTGAGATGTGACAGTGGTTTAGTTTAACACCAATGGTGCCTATAATATGCACAAAAGTAATGGAACAAATTGCACAGAGCTTTCCTTTGAATTTGTTCCTTTGAAGAAGAATGGGAAAACAGAGgagtctatatatatataggttgtGTGATGATACTTTGAAGTAAAGTCTGTTGGGAGTGTTATTGCAGGGCACACTGAGTAGTAGTAGTAGTCTTCAAGTATATTTTTCTTGCTGCCTTTACATCAAAGCATAATACTAAGTCATATGCCtttgattattaatatataaatgtggCATAAGATTGTGTATGGAAGAGTTCCTTTTACAGGAGCAGGAGAACCTTCACATGTAGAATGATTTTTTATACGCCAAgaatacttttattttcatgaagATAGCTAAAGTGATTGCATATTATTTAGttataactaatatttattatatgaaaagtCGGCTTCAAGTATGGTAGTCTTGGATTTTGCTTTGAGCATAAACTTGGTTATGATAAGCttctttattatgtaaaaatatacttttacccacataattcttttttatttatttgaatttttatatatttcactttttttaaaaaaaataattacaaaaattcactctttataatttttttactcttattaaatataaatgtgtgataatctattattatttttattttttaagactCATAACGGTTATGATGTTAAACTTGTTCGATACAATTTGATCATTCTTCAAAGTAAtggaacaaattttaaaatatctttttagaaaataaaataaatcttttagtATTTTCGAAATTTAGAATATAGTATTTAAAAGCTAAAAACAtgcttttattcaaatttaaagaataaaatatattttaacatttagaaGATAAAATATGTGGTGATGGTTAATGATTGATGTGTGAATAATAGGAGGTAGGTGGTATGTATGATTATGTGCGTATGATAGCATTCCTATATATTGTCTttaatttattgtcttttaGGAATAAGAGTAGTATGAGGGTCATTGAGAATGaacacaacacaaaaaaataatcttaGAGGTTTTCATAAACgttattaaataacatttatagTGTTTTTGAGTTGTAGCGGTCTACAAAGCCTAACGTTGTTAAATAAACGTTAAAGTATCACCACTTTCTTGGTTTCAGTTCATTGGCACAGAACGTTAGTATGGACCGAAGTTGGATAAAATCTAAACGAACAACCGAAGAATATGAGAGAGGAGTGGAACAATTTATTGAGTTTGCTACGAGGAATGTAGCAAATAataatggaagattttattgtCCATGTGTGAATTGCTTGAACGAGCGGAGACTACCCATTGCAGTAATACGAGAGCATGTTTTGTGTGATGGGTTCCTAAGGAGCTACACCAAGTGGACATGGCATGGTGAATTAGTAGAAGTGCCAATAGCACATGTGTCTCAAACTGAAGCAGAAGAAGTGGATTTGGTTATGGAAGATGGTTTGGAGCAAATGATTCGTGATGTTGGAGATGATGTCTTTGCACGATCACATATGTATCAAACTTTGTGTAGTGATGCAAAAATGCCTTTGTATTCAGGGTGCATTAAGTACACTAAATTGTCGgcaatattaaaactatttaatgtGAAGGCAAGAAATGGGTGGAGTGATAAGAGTTTCACCGAATTGCTTGAGTTAGTGAGTGACATTCTTCCTGAAGGTAATACGATGCCAACAtctaattatgatgcgaagaagatattatgtccaatgggtatggagtataaaaagATTCATGCTTGTCCGAACGATTGTGTGTTGTACAGGAAGGAATATGAAAAGTTACATCACTGTCCACATTGTGGGTTATCAAGATACAAGCAAAAAGATGGTGACTTCGAAGATGATGTGAGGAAGGGTGTTCCAGCAAAGGTGTTGTGGTATCTTCCCATAATTCCAAGGTTTAAAAGATTATTTGCTAATGTCAAAGATGCAAAACTCATTAGATGGCATGTAGATGAACGTAAAAGAGATGGTCAAATAAGACATCCAGCTGATTGTAGTCAATGGCAGACAATAAATTCAATGTTTCCATATTTTGGAAATGATCCAAGAAACCTTAGACTTGGACTTGCTACAGATGGAATGAACCCGTACGGTAACTTGAGTAGTAGACATAGCTCATGGCCTGTCATGTTAGTGATCTACAACTTACCGCCTTGGTTGTGCATGAAACGTAAATACGTCATGTTATCTTTAATGGTTTCTGGTCCACGACAACCAGGAAAcgacattgatgtttatttaaGCCCGCTAgttgaagatttgaaaatgttgtgggaGGAAGGCGTTGATGTGTTCGACGGGTACGCAGGCTCCACTTTTAAGttgcatgccatgttattttgtaCAATCAATGACTTTCCAGCATATGGTAATTTGAGTGGGTATAGCAcaaagggtcataaagcatgccCTATATGTGAAGAAGGCACATGTCACCATCAACTTAAGCATGGAAAGAAAACGGTTTACATTGGACATCGAAGATTTCTTAGTGCAAACCATCCTTttcgtaaattaaaaaaagcatttaatggatgTCAAGAAAATGAAATAGCTCCAACGCCTTTAAGTGGATTAGAAGTATATGAACGTGTAAAGGACATAAATGTTGTGCTTGGCAAGACAAAAAAGCAAGCCACAACTACAAACATATGGAAGAAAAGATCAATCTTCTTTGATCTCCCATATTGGAGGATGCTTGATGTGAGACATTGtatagatgtcatgcatgtagAGAAAAATGTGTGTGATAGTATTATTGGAACACTCCTTAATATTCAAGGCAAGACAAAAGATGGTATGAAGAGTCGCTTGGACTTGGTTGAAATGGGAATAAGAGAACAATTAGCTCCACAATCTCATGGCAAACGAACATACTTGCCTCCAGCATGTCACACATTATCTAAACAAGAAAAGAGAAGTTTCTGTGAGTTTTTACATGGTGTGAAAGTTCCGTATGGTTACTCTTCCAATGTGAAACGACTTGTATCTATGAAGGATTTAAAATTACTTGGGTTAAAatctcatgattgtcatgttTTAATGTAACAACTCCTACCAGTGGCGATTCGAGGAATATTGCCTAAGAATATTAGATATGCATTAACTAGATTATGCTTCTTTTTTAATGCCATTTGTAGTAAAGTTTTTGAGCCTGCATGGTTGGACTATTTGGAGAATGAGGCTAAAGTTATATTATGTGAGTTGGAAATGTATTTCCCTCCatcattttttgatatcatggttcacTTGATTGTACATTTAGTAAGGGAAATTAGACTTTGTGGACCTGTGTTCTTGCGATGGATGTACCCAATTGAGCGATACATGAAGATattgaaagggtacgtcaagAACCAATATCGTCCTGAAGCATCAATtgttgaaagatatattgcaGAGGAAGCTATTGAGTTTTGTACAGAATACATATCAGAAATTGAAGCTATAGGGGTACCTAAAACTCGCCACCATGGAAGAATTGCTGGTAAAGGTACTCGAAGTGCAAAAGTGGTGACATTGGCACGACATGAAGTTATCCAAGCACATTTTTATATCTTGAATAACACTAACATTGTCCAACCCTACCTAAGTGCTCACAAAGACATTGTAAAGAGAGATAATCCACGGATGCCTGAGAAGTGGTTGATTAATGAGCATAACAAGACTTTCTTAAGGTGGTTCAAAGAAAAAGTTCAAATTGATAATACAAGTTGTGATACATTGAAATGGTTAGCATGTGAGCCAAACTTTGATGTCatatgttggagtggatatgatATTAATAATTGTTCATTTTATACAAAATCTGAAGATGATAAAAGTACTATGCAAAATAGTGGAGTTATGGTTGTGGCTGaatcaatgcatttttctagcTCAAAGGATAAACATCCTATTATGGCTTCAATGTGTTACTTTGGTGTAATTGAAGATATATGGATGATTGATTATACAAGTTTTAGAGTTCctgtttttaaatgtaaatgggttgatagtAATAATGGTGTTAAAACTGATGATTTGGGTTTTACCTTAGTTGATTTACATAAGGCCAAATATACTGATGAGCCATTCATCATGGCATCTCAAGCAAAacaagttttttatgtcaatgATCCTTCTAACAAAAGATGGTCAATTGTGCTCCAAGGAAGAACTACACATGGTAGTCATCCAAATGACGGTTCAACACTTGATATTTATGAGACACCATCTTTCTCCACAAATATACCAACATTGGATGTTGATACCGAAGTTGATGATGTCCATGCCACACGTGATGACCATCATGAAGGGTTATGGGAGAATATTCCAACATAGTGGAGAAGGTTTTTGCTTTCTTTCCCTTGCTTTGTTGTCTCACCAGCTTTTGTCAATTTTGTTACTTCTTTCTCTGTTGGAAACAAGGAATTATCCaactttctatttctttttactGTTTATGTTGTCACCAATTTATAAATGATTCATTGTATATAATTACCCCATagctttattaatttttcatgattAATTGTATATAATGTGGTTAAAGGCTTTATCAGTTGTCATTTTCTGGATCAAGATTTAGTTATATCTTCCTCAGTAGTTTGCTTAATCTTTATCCCaacatcattaaaaaattgctaaatttctttattttgagtATGATAGGCCTTCCAAATTAACAAGTATTATGTTCAAACCTGAGATATAGATAAAATCAGAATTTCTATTTGTGCTTCAATATATTCAACTTTATTCACAAATCCAGGTCACCTAGTAAAGGATTGAACCTTTCACATCTTCTCTCACAAATCCAGGTCTTACTATTTGAGATGCTGCCATTGTTGATGCTGCCATTACGAGACTTGAAGAAACGTGTACCTTGTTgatgctgccattgttgttgcaAGAAATCTGTGAcctttttgaaatttaacaccaGTTTTTAATAGGTGAGTTCAATGCTCTTTTGTCAACGTTTTTCTACAACTTCTACAACTTCACTGCTCATATAATATAGGACACATTTCTGGTCTTTCACTTTCAGATTGGGAACGAAACTCACCATTATTTACTTGATAATATTATTTGCAAAAGAGAGAAAGTAAGAGGGTTGATGCTTGTCTATTAATCTGTGCTGATCTAGTCAATAATCTGGACTTTAGGTTGTTTGTCTACTCTTTTCTTACTTCActatgtttgtttgtt contains:
- the LOC128195024 gene encoding uncharacterized protein LOC128195024; translation: MDRSWIKSKRTTEEYERGVEQFIEFATRNVANNNGRFYCPCVNCLNERRLPIAVIREHVLCDGFLRSYTKWTWHGELVEVPIAHVSQTEAEEVDLVMEDGLEQMIRDVGDDVFARSHMYQTLCSDAKMPLYSGCIKYTKLSAILKLFNVKARNGWSDKSFTELLEKEYEKLHHCPHCGLSRYKQKDGDFEDDVRKGVPAKVLWYLPIIPRFKRLFANVKDAKLIRWHVDERKRDGQIRHPADCSQWQTINSMFPYFGNDPRNLRLGLATDGMNPYGNLSSRHSSWPVMLVIYNLPPWLCMKRKYVMLSLMVSGPRQPGNDIDVYLSPLVEDLKMLWEEGVDVFDGYAGSTFKLHAMLFCTINDFPAYGNLSGYSTKGHKACPICEEGTCHHQLKHGKKTVYIGHRRFLSANHPFRKLKKAFNGCQENEIAPTPLSGLEVYERVKDINVVLGKTKKQATTTNIWKKRSIFFDLPYWRMLDVRHCIDVMHVEKNVCDSIIGTLLNIQGKTKDGMKSRLDLVEMGIREQLAPQSHGKRTYLPPACHTLSKQEKRSFCEFLHGVKVPYGYSSNVKRLVSMKDLKLLGLKSHDCHVLIKVFEPAWLDYLENEAKVILCELEMYFPPSFFDIMVHLIVHLVREIRLCGPVFLRWMYPIERYMKILKGYVKNQYRPEASIVERYIAEEAIEFCTEYISEIEAIGVPKTRHHGRIAGKGTRSAKVVTLARHEVIQAHFYILNNTNIVQPYLSAHKDIVKRDNPRMPEKWLINEHNKTFLRWFKEKVQIDNTSCDTLKWLACEPNFDVICWSGYDINNCSFYTKSEDDKSTMQNSGVMVVAESMHFSSSKDKHPIMASMCYFGVIEDIWMIDYTSFRVPVFKCKWVDSNNGVKTDDLGFTLVDLHKAKYTDEPFIMASQAKQVFYVNDPSNKRWSIVLQGRTTHGSHPNDGSTLDIYETPSFSTNIPTLDVDTEVDDVHATRDDHHEGLWENIPT